A window from Halopelagius inordinatus encodes these proteins:
- a CDS encoding DUF6684 family protein has product MVSLGATGIDRETLLDLVVNIIPMGILLFFVGVFLVYMPWEENLFLTVVSHFLTLFPLAMLALLTYVSARVISRDEDE; this is encoded by the coding sequence ATGGTTTCACTCGGAGCAACGGGAATCGACCGAGAGACGCTTCTCGACCTCGTGGTGAACATCATCCCCATGGGGATTTTGCTCTTTTTCGTCGGCGTCTTCTTGGTGTACATGCCGTGGGAGGAGAATCTGTTTCTCACCGTCGTGAGCCACTTTCTCACGCTCTTCCCCCTCGCCATGCTGGCGCTTCTGACGTACGTCTCGGCCAGGGTTATCAGTCGAGACGAAGACGAGTAA
- a CDS encoding helix-turn-helix domain-containing protein, producing the protein MSLVTVRIPACDLALEHAFEVVPNLRFEMIQSVAADRAVSMSYVRVWGAPREEIEAAFDADESVGDFEAVSQRAESWLYEIEWDSPRLSVLREIIFQRDGQIISACGQDDEWVLRLLVLDRDDISKVVDDTTDHGFSVDVARITKMDSQTPSPGELTEEQYETLLMAVEKGYFEIPRRTTMEELAEEFGISHQALSERLRRGHRMLIESALEGQTLSFD; encoded by the coding sequence ATGAGTCTCGTGACAGTCCGCATCCCTGCTTGCGATTTAGCGCTCGAACACGCGTTCGAGGTGGTACCGAACCTCAGGTTCGAGATGATACAGTCGGTCGCCGCGGACCGGGCCGTCTCGATGTCGTACGTCCGGGTGTGGGGCGCACCCAGAGAGGAGATAGAGGCGGCGTTCGACGCCGACGAGAGCGTCGGCGACTTCGAGGCCGTCTCCCAACGCGCCGAGAGTTGGCTCTACGAGATAGAGTGGGACTCCCCGCGCCTGTCCGTCCTCAGAGAGATAATCTTCCAGCGCGACGGCCAGATAATATCCGCCTGCGGGCAGGACGACGAGTGGGTCCTCCGCCTGTTGGTTCTCGACCGAGACGACATCTCGAAAGTCGTCGACGACACGACTGACCACGGTTTCTCCGTCGACGTGGCCCGCATCACGAAGATGGACTCACAGACTCCGAGTCCCGGTGAACTCACCGAAGAGCAGTACGAGACGCTCCTCATGGCCGTCGAGAAAGGCTACTTCGAGATTCCGCGGCGGACGACGATGGAGGAACTCGCAGAGGAGTTCGGTATCAGCCACCAAGCGCTCTCGGAGCGACTTCGACGCGGCCACCGGATGCTCATCGAATCCGCCCTGGAGGGCCAGACGCTCAGTTTCGACTGA